GGCAAGACCCTGATCGAGCGCGAGCTGAGCCGCCTGGGCCTGCCCCAGGTGGACTTCGAGCGCCTGGCGGAGAAGGCCAACGTCAAGACCGCCGAGGACATGTTCGCCGCCCTGGGCGCGGGCGACCTGCGTCTGGCGCACATGGTCAATGCCGCCCAGCAGTTGCTCGAGCCCGAGCGCATCGAGCCGGTCGAGCTGATTCCGCGCCAGGCCCGGGGCATCCGCGCCGGCAAGCGCAGTGATATCCAGATCCAGGGTGTCGGCAATCTTCTCACGCAGATGGCCGGCTGCTGCCAGCCGCTGCCGGGCGACGCCATCGTCGGTTATATCACCCAAGGCCGTGGCGTGAGCATTCACCGCCAGGACTGCGCCTCGGTGCTGCAACTGGCGGGCAAGGAGCCGGAGCGGATGATCCAGGTCAGCTGGGGACCGATCCCGGTGCAAACGTATCCGGTGGATATCGTCATCCGTGCCTACGATCGCCCGGGGCTGCTGCGCGACGTGTCGCAGGTGCTGCTCAACGAGAAGATCAACGTGCTGGCGGTCAACACCCGCTCGAACAAGGAAGACAACACTGCGCTGATGTCCCTGACCATCGAGATCCCCGGTCTGGATGCCCTTGGGCGTTTGCTGGGGCGGATCTCGCAGTTGCCGAACATCATCGAGACACGGCGTAACCGCACCCCTTGATACCGAGGTGGCCTCTTCGCGGGTAAACCCGCTCCTACAGGATTGCGCGGTATTTGTAGGAGCGGGTTTACCCGCGAAGAGGCCTCTGCCGAAGGACCTGCCCAACAATGACCTACACCCTTGAAGACCTGCTGCACCTCATGGCCCGCCTGCGCGACCCGCAGCACGGCTGCCCATGGGACTTGAAGCAGGACTACGCCAGCATCGTCCAGCACACTATCGAAGAAGCCTACGAAGTTGCCGACACCATCGAACGCGGCGATTTCGAGCATTTGCAGGGTGAGCTGGGCGACTTGCTGTTTCAGGTGGTCTACTACAGCCAGCTGGCCCGGGAAGAGGGGCGTTTCGAGTTCACCGGCGTGGTCGATGCGATCACCCGCAAGCTGATCCGCCGCCACCCCCATGTCTTCCCCACGGGCGATCTCTACGCGCCCCTGGACACCCCCGCGCTGAGCGAGGCCCAGGTCAAGTCGCGCTGGGAAGAAATCAAGGCCGAGGAGCGCGCCGAGAAGAGCGAACCCGAGCAGTTGTCGCTGCTCGATGATGTTCCCGCCGCGCTGCCGGCCCTGTCTCGCGCCGCCAAGTTGCAGAAGCGCGCGGCCACGGTCGGTTTCGACTGGCCCGAGGCGCTGCCGGTGCTGGACAAGGTGCGTGAAGAACTTGATGAAGTCTTGCAAGCCATGGCCGATGGCGACAGCGACGCGCTGGAGGACGAGCTGGGCGACCTGCTGTTCGCCACCGTCAACCTCGCCCGGCACCTCAAGCACGACCCGGAAAACGCCCTGCGTCGAGCCAATCGCAAGTTCGAGCGGCGTTTGCGTTTTATCGAACAGGCATTGCGCGAGCAGGGCCTGTCCATCCAAGATCGTACCCTCGACGAGCTGGACGCCCTCTGGGGCGAGGCCAAGCGTCAGGAAAAGAACCTGCCCAGCTGCGGCTGAGCTGATGCATAAGTGAGTGAACACCGATGAGCCTTTCCCTTCGCGACCAATTGCTCAAAGCCGGTCTGGTCAACCAGAAACAGGTTTCTCAGACCAACAAGGCTGAGAAGAAACAGAAACGCCTGGAGCACAAAGGCCAGGTCGAGGTGGACGACAGCCAGCAGCGCTTGGCCAAGGAAGCCATGGCCGAGAAAGCTAAAAAGGATCAGGAATTGAACCGCCAGGTCCAGGAAAAGGCCGAGCAGAAGGCCCGTGCCGCGCAGATCAAGCAATTGATCGAAGCGACCCGCCTGCCCAAGCTGACCACCGAGGACTACTACAACTTCGTCGATGACAAGAAGGTCAAGCGCATCGCCGTCAACGCCCTGATGCGCAGCAAGCTGAGCAATGGCGCGCTGGCGATCGTCGCCCATGGCGGCGGCTACGAGGTGATTCCGCGCGAGGCGGCGGTGAAGATCCAGGAGCGCGACCCTAACCGCATCCTGCTGCTCAACACCCACGTTGAGGAAGCGGACGAAGATGATCCGTACGCCGCCTACAAGATCCCTGACGATCTGATGTGGTAAGCACGAAAAACCCCGCCTTGGCGGGGTTTTTCATTTCAAGACGGGATCATGGCGAAGGGCGTTGGTTCTCGAGGTGCTCGAGCTCCATACGGTACTGGTGAGCCTGTTGTTCGTTGTGGAACATCCCGACCAGTTGGCCTTGCTGATGCACGTCCCAGATCCGCAGGCCAGCGGCCTGGCCTTCGTGGGACATTTTCGATTCGTCGCGTTCGGTTACTTGGACTGTCATCGTCAAACTCCACTGCTTGGTTGGCTGCGGCACTCTGTCGCAGGCCTTCTTTATAGAATTTGTTAGCAGGCTAAGTAAATAAAACGGCGATGAAACAAGTTTCATGTAGGAGCGGCTTCAGCCGCGATGCAGGCGCTGCGGTGGGTGGCACCCGCTTTGCGGGTGATCGCGGCTGAAGCCGCTCCTACAGGCGGTGGCGTTGGCCTGAAAAAAGAAACCCCGCACAAGGCGGGGCTTCGGGTATTGCCGGCGGCGGTATCAGTTGCCCTTGACCGCCTTGCCATCGACCGTGCCATCCTGCAGCACGATCACGTACTCCTTGCCATCGGTCTCGACCTGGCGCAGTTGCACCAGCAGGTAGTCCCAGTCCTTGGCGAACCACAGCTCGGTGATGCGCTTGCTCTGGCTCGGGTCGCGCACGCGCTCGACCTTGATCGCCTCGACCTGGCCAGCCTTGGTGGCGACTTTTTCGCTGCCCAGGACGCGGAAGTCATAGGTGTCGATCTCGTCACCGTCGACCACCTGATAGGTCATGCTCTTCTTGCCCGCTGCTACATCGTGCTGCAGGGCCAGTTGATACGACGACTTGTCCAGCACGCCACGGTTGAGCGGCAGGCTGATGGCATCGCCGCGGTCGCTGCCGGTGACTTTCTTGCCGGTCCAGTCAAAGCTCAGGTCGACTTTCTTCGCCTTGCCCAGGCCACCGCGCTCGAAGTGATACTTCTGCGGCAGCAGGGTGTCGTTGTCGAGCTTCAGCGTGCTTTGCTCGGTCAGGCTGGCAATCATCATGGAGGCCTTGAAGTTCAGGTCCCATGTACCGTTGGCGTTCTTGACCAGGCTGCGTTCGGCGGTACCGCTCATGGGCAGTTGCTTCCAGTCGGCGGTGTAGCTGGCCGCGAACGGCTTCAGGTCAGCTGCCTGGAGCGGCAGGGCAAGCACGGCGAGAGCCAAGAGCAGGGCGCGACGCATAAGTTCTCCTAATTTCGAATCAAGTGACCGCTGGCCGCCAGCGGCTGGCCATCCAGTAATGCACCCTGTTCGCCCAGACGCAAGCGTCCTTCGGCGAACCAGCGCACCGCCAGCGGGTAGATCAGGTGTTCCTGCACATGTACCCGCTGGGCCAGCGTCTGCGGCGTGTCGCCCGCAACCACCGGAACCACAGCCTGTACGACCAGAGGCCCGCCATCGAGTTCCTCGGTGACGAAGTGCA
This genomic stretch from Pseudomonas entomophila harbors:
- the mazG gene encoding nucleoside triphosphate pyrophosphohydrolase, with the translated sequence MTYTLEDLLHLMARLRDPQHGCPWDLKQDYASIVQHTIEEAYEVADTIERGDFEHLQGELGDLLFQVVYYSQLAREEGRFEFTGVVDAITRKLIRRHPHVFPTGDLYAPLDTPALSEAQVKSRWEEIKAEERAEKSEPEQLSLLDDVPAALPALSRAAKLQKRAATVGFDWPEALPVLDKVREELDEVLQAMADGDSDALEDELGDLLFATVNLARHLKHDPENALRRANRKFERRLRFIEQALREQGLSIQDRTLDELDALWGEAKRQEKNLPSCG
- a CDS encoding DUF2058 domain-containing protein: MSLSLRDQLLKAGLVNQKQVSQTNKAEKKQKRLEHKGQVEVDDSQQRLAKEAMAEKAKKDQELNRQVQEKAEQKARAAQIKQLIEATRLPKLTTEDYYNFVDDKKVKRIAVNALMRSKLSNGALAIVAHGGGYEVIPREAAVKIQERDPNRILLLNTHVEEADEDDPYAAYKIPDDLMW
- a CDS encoding DUF3108 domain-containing protein produces the protein MRRALLLALAVLALPLQAADLKPFAASYTADWKQLPMSGTAERSLVKNANGTWDLNFKASMMIASLTEQSTLKLDNDTLLPQKYHFERGGLGKAKKVDLSFDWTGKKVTGSDRGDAISLPLNRGVLDKSSYQLALQHDVAAGKKSMTYQVVDGDEIDTYDFRVLGSEKVATKAGQVEAIKVERVRDPSQSKRITELWFAKDWDYLLVQLRQVETDGKEYVIVLQDGTVDGKAVKGN